From a single Lolium rigidum isolate FL_2022 chromosome 7, APGP_CSIRO_Lrig_0.1, whole genome shotgun sequence genomic region:
- the LOC124678541 gene encoding acyl-CoA--sterol O-acyltransferase 1-like isoform X1: MLHFAFEVTYLLPVQQQVTMPCRGHVTTAIELLQDSIPMVSLAVAAAALYARASSSLLRPGLPRLIALLPLFPLLVAAPLAFPSSAIVRGLAAFFLAWLCTFKLALLAVGRGPLDPALPVLPFLFTALLPVKLAARASKAKPVSLVSCAVKVAVIAAVVRLYQFNDRLHLYARLALYGVHTYCFLDLLLPCIAAAAAALGMEAEPQFNRPYLASSLRDFWGRRWNLMVSAILRPSVYDPVRALAGIPAAVLATFAVSALMHEAMVYYLSLQWRSDGMMAAFFLLHGVCCVVEGWCARRWPAPPRAVATVLVGLFVTATSFWLFFPALCKDGVEEKLLQEWAAVAAFFQDAGGKIPWSMACWSLVLWAS; encoded by the exons ATGCTACACTTCGCATTCGAGGTGACCTATCTTCTTCCAGTTCAACAGCAAGTCACCATGCCGTGCCGGGGCCATGTCACGACGGCCATCGAGCTCCTGCAGGACAGCATCCCCATGGTGTCCCTCGCCGTCGCGGCCGCCGCGCTGTACGCgcgggcgtcgtcgtcgctcctcCGCCCTGGACTCCCGCGCCTCATCGCCCTCCTCCCCCTGTTCCCGCTCCTCGTCGCCGCGCCCCTGGCCTTCCCCTCCTCCGCCATCGTCCGGGGCCTCGCTGCCTTCTTCCTGGCCTGGCTCTGCACCTTCAAGCTCGCCCTCCTCGCCGTCGGCCGCGGCCCGCTCGACCCCGCCCTTCCCGTGCTGCCGTTCCTCTTCACCGCCTTGCTCCCCGTCAAGCTCGCCGCCAGAGCCTCCAAGGCCAAGCCGGTGTCCCTCGTTTCTTGCGCGGTGAAGGTGGCCGTCATAGCCGCCGTGGTCCGGCTCTACCAGTTCAACGACCGCCTGCACCTGTACGCGCGCCTAGCCCTGTACGGCGTCCACACGTACTGCTTCCTGGACCTCCTCCTCCCCTGCAtcgcggctgccgccgccgcgctcggcATGGAGGCGGAACCGCAGTTCAACCGGCCGTACCTGGCGTCGTCGCTACGGGACTTCTGGGGCCGCAGGTGGAACCTCATGGTTTCCGCCATCCTCCGGCCGTCGGTCTACGACCCCGTCCGCGCGCTGGCCGGGATCCCTGCCGCTGTCCTAGCTACCTTCGCCGTGTCCGCGCTGATGCACGAGGCCATGGTGTACTACCTCAGCCTTCAGTGGCGGTCCGACGGCATGATGGCTGCTTTCTTCCTGCTCCACGGCGTTTGCTGCGTCGTCGAGGGGTGGTGCGCGCGGCggtggccggcgccgccgcgggccGTGGCTACGGTGCTGGTTGGGCTCTTCGTCACGGCCACGTCCTTCTGGCTCTTCTTCCCTGCGCTTTGCAAGGACGGAGTTGAGGAGAAGCTGCTGCAGGAGTGGGCTGCGGTGGCCGCCTTCTTCCAGGACGCCGGCGGGAAGATACCATGGTCCATG gcttgctggtCCCTGGTGCTGTGGGCAAGCTAA
- the LOC124678541 gene encoding acyl-CoA--sterol O-acyltransferase 1-like isoform X2 gives MLHFAFEVTYLLPVQQQVTMPCRGHVTTAIELLQDSIPMVSLAVAAAALYARASSSLLRPGLPRLIALLPLFPLLVAAPLAFPSSAIVRGLAAFFLAWLCTFKLALLAVGRGPLDPALPVLPFLFTALLPVKLAARASKAKPVSLVSCAVKVAVIAAVVRLYQFNDRLHLYARLALYGVHTYCFLDLLLPCIAAAAAALGMEAEPQFNRPYLASSLRDFWGRRWNLMVSAILRPSVYDPVRALAGIPAAVLATFAVSALMHEAMVYYLSLQWRSDGMMAAFFLLHGVCCVVEGWCARRWPAPPRAVATVLVGLFVTATSFWLFFPALCKDGVEEKLLQEWAAVAAFFQDAGGKIPWSMVSS, from the exons ATGCTACACTTCGCATTCGAGGTGACCTATCTTCTTCCAGTTCAACAGCAAGTCACCATGCCGTGCCGGGGCCATGTCACGACGGCCATCGAGCTCCTGCAGGACAGCATCCCCATGGTGTCCCTCGCCGTCGCGGCCGCCGCGCTGTACGCgcgggcgtcgtcgtcgctcctcCGCCCTGGACTCCCGCGCCTCATCGCCCTCCTCCCCCTGTTCCCGCTCCTCGTCGCCGCGCCCCTGGCCTTCCCCTCCTCCGCCATCGTCCGGGGCCTCGCTGCCTTCTTCCTGGCCTGGCTCTGCACCTTCAAGCTCGCCCTCCTCGCCGTCGGCCGCGGCCCGCTCGACCCCGCCCTTCCCGTGCTGCCGTTCCTCTTCACCGCCTTGCTCCCCGTCAAGCTCGCCGCCAGAGCCTCCAAGGCCAAGCCGGTGTCCCTCGTTTCTTGCGCGGTGAAGGTGGCCGTCATAGCCGCCGTGGTCCGGCTCTACCAGTTCAACGACCGCCTGCACCTGTACGCGCGCCTAGCCCTGTACGGCGTCCACACGTACTGCTTCCTGGACCTCCTCCTCCCCTGCAtcgcggctgccgccgccgcgctcggcATGGAGGCGGAACCGCAGTTCAACCGGCCGTACCTGGCGTCGTCGCTACGGGACTTCTGGGGCCGCAGGTGGAACCTCATGGTTTCCGCCATCCTCCGGCCGTCGGTCTACGACCCCGTCCGCGCGCTGGCCGGGATCCCTGCCGCTGTCCTAGCTACCTTCGCCGTGTCCGCGCTGATGCACGAGGCCATGGTGTACTACCTCAGCCTTCAGTGGCGGTCCGACGGCATGATGGCTGCTTTCTTCCTGCTCCACGGCGTTTGCTGCGTCGTCGAGGGGTGGTGCGCGCGGCggtggccggcgccgccgcgggccGTGGCTACGGTGCTGGTTGGGCTCTTCGTCACGGCCACGTCCTTCTGGCTCTTCTTCCCTGCGCTTTGCAAGGACGGAGTTGAGGAGAAGCTGCTGCAGGAGTGGGCTGCGGTGGCCGCCTTCTTCCAGGACGCCGGCGGGAAGATACCATGGTCCATG GTCTCTTCCTAG